A genome region from Deltaproteobacteria bacterium includes the following:
- a CDS encoding FMN-binding protein, translating into MARRCSALVRSGPAALAAGLVLCLAAAAAAKVFSTRDEALARVFAGADRVERVSAFLSREEMAAASKLAAVAVDSGLFTYYRAVKDGAVQGYAVFASHVVRTRQAVTLVVVEPDLRVRSVEVLAFFEPREYLPSKRWFALFRGLVLGEDLRPGRDVRAVTGATLSVATITAEVRKTLAVLEVLLGEKKGD; encoded by the coding sequence GTGGCGCGGCGTTGCTCGGCGCTCGTTCGCAGCGGGCCGGCGGCCCTGGCCGCCGGCCTGGTGCTCTGCCTTGCGGCCGCGGCGGCGGCCAAGGTCTTCTCCACCCGCGACGAGGCGCTCGCGCGCGTCTTCGCCGGCGCCGACAGGGTGGAGCGCGTAAGCGCCTTCCTGAGCAGGGAAGAGATGGCCGCGGCGTCGAAGCTCGCCGCGGTTGCGGTGGACTCCGGGCTCTTCACCTACTACCGGGCCGTGAAGGACGGCGCCGTGCAGGGCTACGCCGTCTTCGCAAGCCACGTGGTGAGGACCCGGCAGGCCGTGACCCTCGTCGTCGTGGAGCCCGACCTCAGGGTGCGATCCGTCGAGGTGCTCGCCTTCTTCGAACCCCGCGAGTACCTGCCCTCGAAAAGATGGTTCGCGCTCTTCCGGGGGCTCGTCCTCGGCGAGGATCTCAGGCCCGGCCGCGACGTGAGGGCCGTAACGGGCGCCACGCTCTCGGTCGCCACCATAACGGCCGAGGTGAGAAAGACGCTGGCCGTGCTGGAGGTCCTGTTGGGGGAGAAGAAAGGGGACTGA